Proteins from a single region of Anaerolineae bacterium:
- a CDS encoding ABC transporter ATP-binding protein, producing the protein MATVRLEDVTVRFGNHIALNHISFEVADGELCVLVGPSGCGKTTALRVIAGLTRPVHGHVYIDGRRVDDVPPGDRDVAMCFQTYALYPYMTVRENWSFPLQAARLPADEIRRRLDAVTRLLHMEPLMNRYPRELSGGQQQRVALGRALVRRPRVYLLDEPFGNLDAKLRVEMRAELKKLQMDLGITTIHVTHDQVEAQALGNKIVVMDMGTVQQVGTPEEVYEEPANLFVAGFIGVPAMNFIDCALIQRDGAWLVQHPRFELPLPPAKAVKVEAWRGAGPIVLGVRPESIRLSPREGEGIPAEVYVLEPQSNEVIVDLKFDDMILKARSVQEQLGFQPQINQRVYMTFDSEQIHLFDKATGRRIG; encoded by the coding sequence TTGGCCACCGTCAGATTAGAGGACGTTACAGTCCGTTTCGGAAATCACATCGCTCTGAACCACATCAGCTTTGAGGTGGCGGACGGCGAACTTTGCGTTTTAGTAGGGCCGTCAGGCTGCGGGAAAACCACCGCGCTGCGGGTGATCGCCGGGCTCACCCGTCCCGTCCATGGCCACGTGTACATAGATGGCCGGCGGGTAGACGATGTCCCGCCAGGGGATCGCGACGTCGCAATGTGCTTTCAGACCTACGCGCTTTACCCATACATGACCGTACGGGAGAACTGGAGCTTTCCCTTGCAGGCAGCCCGGCTTCCAGCCGATGAGATCCGTCGTCGGTTGGACGCAGTGACCCGTCTGTTACACATGGAGCCGCTGATGAACCGCTACCCGCGCGAGCTGTCAGGTGGCCAGCAGCAGCGGGTAGCCCTGGGACGGGCCCTAGTGCGCCGGCCGCGCGTCTATCTGCTGGACGAGCCCTTCGGCAACCTGGACGCCAAGCTGCGCGTGGAGATGCGCGCGGAGCTCAAGAAGCTGCAGATGGACCTGGGGATCACCACCATCCACGTGACCCACGATCAGGTCGAAGCCCAAGCATTGGGTAACAAGATCGTGGTCATGGATATGGGCACCGTGCAGCAGGTGGGGACGCCCGAAGAGGTGTATGAGGAGCCGGCTAACCTGTTCGTGGCCGGCTTTATCGGCGTGCCCGCTATGAACTTCATCGATTGCGCTCTGATTCAGCGTGATGGCGCCTGGCTTGTTCAACATCCTCGCTTTGAGCTGCCATTGCCACCGGCCAAAGCCGTCAAGGTAGAAGCATGGCGAGGAGCAGGGCCGATCGTCCTGGGCGTGCGGCCGGAGTCCATCCGCCTCAGCCCGCGCGAGGGCGAGGGCATCCCGGCCGAGGTTTACGTGCTGGAGCCGCAAAGCAACGAGGTCATCGTAGATCTCAAGTTCGATGACATGATCCTGAAAGCTCGCAGCGTCCAGGAACAACTGGGGTTCCAACCTCAAATCAACCAGCGAGTGTACATGACCTTCGATAGCGAGCAAATCCATCTGTTCGATAAAGCGACGGGGAGGCGAATCGGTTAA
- a CDS encoding ABC transporter ATP-binding protein has translation MARVVLERLDCWYGRTHAVDHIDLVIEDGEFCVLLGPSGCGKTSTLRMIAGFVRPSSGEIYVDGEPISHLYPGRRNIAMVFQSYALYPHMTVRQHFEFPLRAAKMPAQEIARRVEEMADFLHMRELLDRYPRELSAGQQQRTAIGRALIRRPRLFLLDEPLSNLDARLRVEMRANLRRLQQEIRITTIYVTHDQVEAQSLADKVVVMNQGRILQVGSPQEVYSRPADLFVAGFIGTPPMNFLDCRLVREGDQSVLRNAHFSVPLPPALADQLRSVTPEQPLVLGVRPEHIHLSPTPQADSIASEVYVLEPQSNELIVDLKLGDRVLKARRDKRELGFKPQVGQPVWMTFHPRHLHIFDRETQRRLA, from the coding sequence ATGGCGCGCGTCGTCTTGGAGCGACTCGACTGCTGGTATGGACGGACGCACGCGGTGGACCACATTGACCTGGTGATCGAGGATGGGGAGTTCTGCGTGCTGCTTGGCCCATCTGGCTGCGGTAAGACCAGCACCCTACGCATGATCGCTGGATTCGTCCGGCCCAGCAGTGGCGAGATCTACGTGGACGGCGAGCCGATCAGCCATCTCTATCCTGGCCGTCGCAACATCGCCATGGTCTTTCAGAGCTACGCGCTCTATCCCCACATGACTGTGCGTCAGCATTTCGAGTTCCCGCTACGCGCAGCGAAAATGCCGGCCCAAGAGATCGCACGTCGGGTAGAGGAAATGGCCGATTTCTTGCACATGCGCGAGCTGCTCGATCGCTATCCACGCGAGCTGAGCGCCGGCCAGCAACAACGAACAGCCATCGGACGGGCACTCATCCGCCGCCCTCGCCTCTTCCTGCTCGACGAGCCGTTGAGCAACTTGGACGCTCGGCTGCGCGTAGAGATGCGGGCGAATCTGCGCCGCCTTCAACAGGAGATCCGGATCACTACCATCTATGTCACACATGACCAGGTGGAAGCGCAAAGCTTGGCCGACAAGGTCGTGGTGATGAACCAGGGGCGTATCCTGCAGGTGGGCTCGCCACAGGAGGTGTATAGCCGGCCGGCCGACCTGTTCGTGGCCGGGTTCATCGGCACGCCGCCTATGAACTTCCTGGATTGTCGGCTAGTGCGCGAGGGTGACCAGTCTGTGCTGCGGAATGCGCATTTCTCCGTTCCGCTCCCACCCGCTCTGGCCGATCAACTCCGTAGCGTTACTCCTGAACAGCCGTTGGTGCTGGGAGTGCGACCAGAGCACATTCATCTGAGCCCAACGCCCCAGGCCGATAGCATCGCCAGTGAGGTCTACGTGCTAGAGCCTCAGAGCAATGAGCTGATCGTAGACCTAAAGCTGGGCGATCGGGTGTTGAAAGCGAGAAGGGATAAGCGAGAACTGGGGTTCAAGCCTCAGGTAGGCCAGCCGGTGTGGATGACATTTCACCCGCGTCATCTGCATATTTTCGATCGCGAGACTCAGCGTCGCTTGGCGTGA
- a CDS encoding carbohydrate ABC transporter permease has product MTAELTTTIKRGIALAVTILITLIFAFPLFWVVISSFKTRLDLFAIPPKWLFTPTLENYRGILASDFVRQFLNSLIIAAASTTISIILGSLTAYGFSRHNIRGSDFLLFWILSLRMLPVIAVVVPFYLLFRTLGLLDTHIALVLVYCIFNISFSVWVLKGFFDEIPLELEEAAMLDGYSPPQVFFRVSLPLARAGLATTAIFCLIQSLNEFLVALALTARAAETAPVGLAKLQTFLGTDWGRISAAATLFMLPVVIFTILVRNELIRGMSFGRMK; this is encoded by the coding sequence ATGACTGCAGAGCTAACGACGACCATCAAGCGTGGGATAGCCCTGGCTGTGACGATCCTGATCACCTTAATCTTCGCTTTTCCGCTGTTCTGGGTGGTCATCTCGTCGTTCAAGACCCGCCTCGACCTGTTTGCGATCCCTCCCAAGTGGTTGTTCACCCCAACGTTGGAGAACTACCGAGGGATTCTAGCTTCAGACTTCGTCCGTCAGTTCCTCAACAGCCTGATTATCGCTGCGGCCTCCACCACCATCTCCATCATCCTGGGAAGCTTAACGGCGTACGGCTTCTCTCGGCATAACATCCGCGGCAGCGATTTCCTCCTGTTCTGGATTCTCAGCCTGCGTATGCTGCCAGTGATTGCGGTGGTAGTCCCCTTCTACCTGCTCTTTCGCACCCTAGGGTTACTCGATACACACATCGCCTTAGTGTTGGTGTATTGCATTTTTAATATTTCTTTTTCCGTTTGGGTGCTCAAGGGCTTCTTCGATGAGATCCCGCTGGAGCTGGAAGAAGCTGCGATGTTGGACGGGTACTCGCCGCCCCAGGTATTCTTCCGGGTGAGCCTGCCGCTGGCGCGCGCTGGCCTGGCTACGACGGCTATCTTCTGTCTAATCCAGTCGCTCAACGAGTTCTTAGTAGCCCTGGCATTAACGGCCCGAGCGGCGGAGACGGCGCCAGTAGGGCTAGCTAAGTTACAGACGTTTCTAGGCACCGACTGGGGGCGCATCTCGGCGGCCGCTACACTCTTCATGCTGCCCGTCGTCATTTTCACCATTCTGGTCCGCAACGAGCTAATCCGGGGCATGAGCTTCGGACGGATGAAGTGA